A region from the Myxococcus virescens genome encodes:
- a CDS encoding transposase: MSYTDAFKAEMVKRMVGPGAVSAAALSRQVGVSQPTLSQWLREARRVAAMTPPPEEKKPT, encoded by the coding sequence GTGTCGTACACGGATGCATTCAAGGCGGAGATGGTGAAACGGATGGTGGGGCCAGGCGCGGTGAGCGCTGCGGCGCTTTCCCGTCAGGTGGGAGTCTCGCAGCCGACGCTGTCGCAGTGGTTGCGCGAGGCGCGTAGGGTAGCGGCGATGACGCCGCCGCCCGAGGAGAAGAAGCCCACTG